TTTTCATAGCTTCTCCTTGATTTGTCAAAAACAATCCCATTATCCACAGCTACCGTCCGCTGACGGCGGACACGCGGACGCGACGTCGTTTTCCTCGTCTGACCGCAAAAATCTGAAGCGGCACTTTAATCAAATCGCCTGGTACTGTCAACAGATATTTTCTCCGCGCCGCCGGGTGCGCGGATGATGTGGAGAGCCGGGTCGATTTATTCATCCTCTTCGCGGACAAAAGTTTGTCCGTTAGATGGTAAGGGGCCAATGCGGACAAGCTCATAGTCGTTTACACCAGGCCGAGACCAGTTCAGCCAGGTATGCAGCAATCAACTCATGGCCGCGCAGCGTCGGGTGGCAGTGGTCGACGAAGTATTCATTTTCCGGCAGATCGCGCAACAGCGAGTCGATGTCGGCCAAAGGCAGCGTGTGATCGCGACAGAAATCGCGGTAGTTCTGAACGTAAAGCGGTTTGATTCGCAGCGAGAAGTCGTCAAGCTCTTTGGCGCAGCGCAACTGCTCCCGTGCCCGCGTTGGATCGGAACGGTAGAGCGCGACACCGAGATTGTAGTGCGGAATCGGATTCAGCGAGTCGAGGACGATGGCCCGCTCAAAGTCGGCAGTAGCCGGCAATCCGTTCCGCCAGGCGGCGACCCCGTGGTTGTTCCAGGCGCGGGGATCGCTGGAGTCATCCGGAAGTCTTTTTCCGGCCGCGTCGACCACAACCTCGCCAAGCCGATAAACCTGCTGCGTCCACTGATCGCTGCGGCCGGGCAAGAGCAACGTGTCGAGACAGAGTGCCCAGGTGCCGGCCAGTCGCTGCTGCATTTCCTCGGCCATAACCAGGCGGCCTTCCGCGTCCTGGCCGTGGGCGAACACTTTGAACTGGATACCGGGCGGCCAGAGATCGGGTGTGGCGGGTGCGCAGATCATGAGACCGGACTTGTGGCGGGCGCACCATTCAGAGATGGCCGCGAGATTCTCGCGGTTCTCCTCCGGCGTTACGCGCGGCTTGAGGACTTTGCCTTCCATCGGTTGCGCCTTGACGCGCAAGACGATGCCTTTGAGCAGTTGGTAGGAGTAGAAATTGCCGAGGAATCGATTCAGCCAGCCGGAGTAGCGCGTCTGCGCGTAGAGTTCGCGATCAGAGAGATAGCCGTTGATCGAAGGATCATTGTTGCCGACGTAGGCGATCACCAGATCGGGCTGGAGGCGGTCGCCCAGAAGTTCGAGTTGTCGGAGGCACTGCCAGCTCGAATAGCCGGCGACGGCAGCATTGATTACGGTCACCGGCCGCTCGGGTAGCTGACGGCGCAGGATTGTCTCCAGTTGCCGCACGAAGGAGTCCTCGGTGTTCGGTAGTCCCAGCCCGAGCGGTGTGGAATCGCCGAGGAACAGGATGCGCAATTCGCCGGCGGCTTTGGGTGCGATCTCCGGACCGGCCATGCCGTCGGCGTTGACGGTAATGAACCGGCTGCGATAGTTTGGCTTGAGTTTCCAGAACAATTCCCCGTCCGGCTCATGCATCCCCATGAAGTTGTTAAACAGGTGCATCTGCCAGAGCCGGAATTCGTAATTGACATCTTCGCGGCGAGAAAGGTAGTCGATCGAGAGGTTGACCGCGAAGCGGAGAATGACCTCGATGACAAGGATCAACAATGCAACCGCGGCGAATCCGAAGAGCCAATTGCGACGTACCGCTGCAGGCATGGTTAGTAGTTTTCCGCCAGGGAGATTTCGCCGGAGCCCAGGGTCATCGTCTTGCCGTTGACTTCGACGACCAGCAGACCGTTGCCGTCGATGTCAACGGCGCGTCCCGAGCGATGTTCGCCGTTGATCTGAAAGCTGACCGGCTTACCGAGCACTGCGGAGTAGCGGCGGATCGATTTGACGGCGTCTTTGAGACCGCTCCTGACGAAACGCTGGTAGTTAAATTCGAAGCGGCTCAGAACGAGTTGCAGCAGCTTGATACGGTCGATTGGCGCCCCGACGAGCTGGCGCAGTGAGCCGGCCTTGTCGCGCAGCGCCGGCGGGAAGTCCTCTGCCTGGTGATTGACGTTGATACCGATACCGACGACGACATAGCGCACGCGGTCGAGTTCCGCCGCCAGTTCGGTCAGCACGCCGGCCACTTTGCATCCCTCGCAGAGCACGTCGTTTGGCCACTTAAGTTGCGCTTTCAACTTTGAACTTGCACGAATGGCCTCGACGATCGCGAGGGCGGTGATCAACGAAATTCCCGGCGCCTGCGCCGGCGAAATCGGCGGGCGCAGGATCAACGAGAAATACAGTCCGCAGCCGGCGGGAGAGTGCCAAGTGCGGCCAAGACGGCCTTTGCCGGCGGTCTGCCGTTCGGCAATGATCAGCGTACCCTCCGGCTGGCCTCGCTCGGCGTACTTGTGTGCCAGCGTGTTGGTCGAACCGACCCGATCGAGGCTAAAGATGTTTTGAGCAATCAAGCGAGCTTCAAGGCCATGCTCGATTTCGTGCGGGAAGAGCACGTCCGGTGACGATCCGTACCTCACTCCTCCTTCAGCATTACTGAGCAACCCGTAGCCCCAGTTCTCGAGTTCTTTGAGGGCGCGTGCGATCAGTTGCGGCGGCTGGTTCGTGCTGTCGGCGAGTTGTCGGATCGAGAGATATGAGCGGGGATGCGAGCGCAACTCATTGAGAACATCAATCTGCAATTGGGTAATGTCGTACGCCACGAGAGCAGTATAATTAAATTCCGGAGCGATTGCACCTGGTGTGCTACAGCTTCAAGAATGCCGCCAGTTCGCGGCGGAAGATTTCCGGCTTCTCCAGGTGAATCATGTGCCCGCACTCTGGGATTTCGAAGAGCGTGCCGTTGCTCAGGCGGGCGTTGAAGAGCTTGGCCAGCGGCAGGAAATCAAGATCATCGCGACCGCAGAGCAGCAGCACGGGCATGGTTAGATTGTCGAGCAGTTTCATATCGCTTTCGTCGATGTAGCGTCCCGCCTGCTGATCGAGCCAGAGTTTGCCGGGAAATTCCGCCAGCGTTGTCTTGAAGACCGCCCACTCCGGCGATTGACGGTCGAGTTTGCTGAAGAGGCGGAACTGCTCCCATTGGATGCGCGCCTGATCCACGTCGATCTGCCGTGCGGTTCGGTAGACATTCGGCCAGTCGGTGTAGTCCTTGTAGCCGACGATGTGCGGCGCGGCCAGCGCCAACGCCTTGACGTGCTCCGGCGCTTCGATGGCATACTTGACGGCGATGGCTCCCCCGAGCGAGTGTGCGACAATCGTGGTTTTCTTGAAGCCAAGTTCGTTGAGCAGCAGCTTGAGATCGTTGACGTGATCACGGTAGGAATAGCCGGTCGTCGGTACCGAACTCTGCCCGTGGCCGCGCAGATCGTAGGTAATCACCGTGAAGCGCTTGCTGAGAAACTGCGGTAAATCCAGCCAATAGCGACTGTCGGTGACGATGCCATGGATCAAGACCAGCGGTTCACCCTGGCCGAGTGTCTCGTAATAAAGCTGCAGATTTTCGGTTTCCAGAAGCGACATACGGTTATCCTTGGCGCACCACGCGGCGTTCCAGATGGCCGCCAATGCGGGCGAGTACTTCGTAATTGATAGTGTTGGTCCAGCCGGCGATATCTTCGGCGCGAATGACTTCGTCGCCGGAACGTCCAATCAAAACGACTTCGGTCTCGAGCGTAACATCAGGAATGTCGGTGACATCGACCATGAAGATGTCCATGCAAATGCGGCCGCGCACCGGCGCCCGCATGCCGTTGACGAGTACATAGCCAATATTTGAGACGCCGCGATCGTA
This Candidatus Zixiibacteriota bacterium DNA region includes the following protein-coding sequences:
- a CDS encoding biotin--[acetyl-CoA-carboxylase] ligase, with protein sequence MAYDITQLQIDVLNELRSHPRSYLSIRQLADSTNQPPQLIARALKELENWGYGLLSNAEGGVRYGSSPDVLFPHEIEHGLEARLIAQNIFSLDRVGSTNTLAHKYAERGQPEGTLIIAERQTAGKGRLGRTWHSPAGCGLYFSLILRPPISPAQAPGISLITALAIVEAIRASSKLKAQLKWPNDVLCEGCKVAGVLTELAAELDRVRYVVVGIGINVNHQAEDFPPALRDKAGSLRQLVGAPIDRIKLLQLVLSRFEFNYQRFVRSGLKDAVKSIRRYSAVLGKPVSFQINGEHRSGRAVDIDGNGLLVVEVNGKTMTLGSGEISLAENY
- a CDS encoding alpha/beta hydrolase, with translation MSLLETENLQLYYETLGQGEPLVLIHGIVTDSRYWLDLPQFLSKRFTVITYDLRGHGQSSVPTTGYSYRDHVNDLKLLLNELGFKKTTIVAHSLGGAIAVKYAIEAPEHVKALALAAPHIVGYKDYTDWPNVYRTARQIDVDQARIQWEQFRLFSKLDRQSPEWAVFKTTLAEFPGKLWLDQQAGRYIDESDMKLLDNLTMPVLLLCGRDDLDFLPLAKLFNARLSNGTLFEIPECGHMIHLEKPEIFRRELAAFLKL